One genomic window of Nicotiana sylvestris chromosome 10, ASM39365v2, whole genome shotgun sequence includes the following:
- the LOC104233290 gene encoding receptor-like protein kinase HERK 1 translates to MGSKHSKGTTSISDAPNSNYRVPIENYRVPFAALQEATNDFDESLVIGKGGFGNVYRGVLCDGTKVALKRLNAASRQGLAEFRTEIEMLSQFRHPHLVSLIGYCDENNEMILVFEYMENGNLKSHLYGSDLPSMGWEQRLEICIGAARGLHYLHTGYVNAAIHRDVKSANILLDENFVAKVTDFGLSKIGLELDQTHISTTTRVVGTFGYIDPEYYRNGRLSEKSDVYSFGVVLLEVLCARPTVVSLTEWAIKKKGQLEQIIDPNLVGKIRPDSLRKFGEIAEKCIAIYGEDRPSMGDVLWSLEYALHLQESVIHDNPEENSTIPIGELSPQVNDFSHINGSASASHVWMISSNSGDLSDDESYSYGR, encoded by the coding sequence ATGGGAAGCAAGCATTCAAAGGGAACAACTTCCATAAGTGATGCTCCAAACTCGAATTATCGCGTTCCTATTGAGAATTATCGAGTTCCTTTTGCAGCTTTGCAGGAAGCAACTAACGACTTTGATGAGAGTTTGGTCATTGGAAAAGGTGGCTTTGGAAATGTTTACAGGGGTGTTTTGTGTGATGGCACAAAGGTGGCCCTGAAAAGGCTTAATGCTGCATCCCGACAAGGTCTTGCAGAGTTCCGAACAGAAATTGAGATGCTCTCTCAGTTCCGTCATCCGCATCTGGTTTCATTGATTGGATACTGTGATGAAAACAACGAGATGATTCTAGTTTTTGAGTACATGGAGAATGGGAACCTCAAGAGTCATTTGTATGGGTCAGATCTACCCAGTATGGGCTGGGAGCAGAGGCTGGAGATATGCATCGGGGCAGCCAGAGGTCTGCACTACCTTCATACTGGCTATGTCAATGCAGCTATACATCGTGATGTCAAGTCTGCAAACATATTGCTTGATGAGAATTTTGTTGCAAAAGTTACTGATTTTGGGCTATCCAAGATAGGGCTTGAGCTTGATCAAACCCATATTAGCACAACTACAAGGGTGGTTGGAACTTTTGGCTACATTGATCCTGAATATTATAGAAACGGACGGCTTTCAGAAAAATCTGATGTTTACTCTTTCGGTGTTGTTTTATTAGAAGTTCTTTGTGCTAGGCCTACAGTAGTCAGCTTAACTGAATGGGCAATTAAGAAGAAGGGACAACTGGAACAAATCATAGATCCCAATCTAGTGGGCAAAATAAGACCAGATTCCCTCCGGAAGTTTGGAGAAATAGCAGAGAAATGCATAGCTATTTATGGTGAAGATAGGCCATCAATGGGTGATGTGCTGTGGAGTCTGGAGTATGCACTTCATCTCCAAGAGTCTGTCATTCATGATAATCCTGAAGAAAACAGTACCATCCCTATTGGCGAGCTCTCTCCACAAGTCAATGATTTCAGTCATATTAATGGCAGTGCTTCTGCTTCTCATGTCTGGATGATCTCATCAAATTCGGGTGATCTCTCTGATGATGAGTCCTACTCCTATGGTAGATAA